One window of the Pieris rapae chromosome 13, ilPieRapa1.1, whole genome shotgun sequence genome contains the following:
- the LOC110993582 gene encoding L-xylulose reductase — protein MAKYFENKRILVTGGCSGIGRGTVIELWRLGASVVAISHQEENLQKLKNEYPSIETACVDLRDWDTTREIVESLGIFHGLVNCAGFIQNQPVLDCSPDIFDQTMQVNVRAILNISQIIARKMIDIKIMGSIVNISSQGSKAALKDHLAYCTSKGALDAMTRVMALELGPHGIRVNTINPTVIMTELGRKAWADPDKARTMLSKIPLGRFGEVQEAVNAIVFLLSDKSSMINGVHLPVDGGFLAT, from the exons ATGGCTAAATACttcgaaaataaaagaatattagtGACCGGTGGATGTTCAG GTATCGGTCGTGGTACTGTCATCGAACTTTGGAGACTTGGAGCATCAGTAGTTGCTATCTCGCATCAAGAAGAAAacctacaaaaattaaaaaatgaataccCCTCAATCGAAACAGCCTGTGTCGATCTACGAGATTGGGATACCACTCGAGAAATTGTCGAATCGCTTGGAATTTTTCATGGTTTAGTAAACTGTGCGGGATTTATACAGAATCAACCAGTTCTAGATTGCTCACCGGATATTTTTGACCA AACAATGCAAGTAAACGTCAGggctatattaaatatatcccAAATTATTGCTAGGAAAATGatcgatattaaaattatgggTTCCATTGTTAATATTTCCTCGCAAGGGTCaaaa gcAGCATTAAAAGATCACTTGGCCTATTGCACATCGAAAGGTGCTTTGGATGCAATGACACGTGTGATGGCATTGGAACTAGGACCTCACGGTATTCgagtaaatactatcaatCCAACAGTGATAATGACAGAATTGGGGCGAAAAGCTTGGGCTGATCCTGACAAAGCACGAACTATGCTTTCTAAAATACCTTTGGGCAG GTTTGGCGAAGTACAAGAAGCAGTAAACGCCATAGTTTTCCTTCTCAGCGACAAATCAAGCATGATAAACGGTGTCCATTTACCTGTCGACGGGGGTTTTCtggcaacataa
- the LOC110993602 gene encoding D-erythrulose reductase: MMEISFKGKRILVTGAGQGIGRGIAVELWRAGANIVALSRTRSHLEALQSEYPSIDIIDVDIADWEKTRGIVESLGPFDALVNNAAIAICEPFLTCSSSSFDKTFDVNVKAVLNISQVVARKMIEKKINGAIVNISSQASKAALQDHTIYSASKAALDALTRAMALELGPQGIRVNSVNPTVIMTAMAKVGWSDEKKSSEMLSKIPLRRFGEVHEVVNAVVFLLSERASMITGVELPVDGGFLAT; encoded by the exons ATGATGGAAATATCATTCAAAGGAAAACGGATACTAGTTACTGGTGCTGGTCAAG GGATTGGTCGAGGGATTGCAGTAGAATTATGGAGAGCTGGGGCAAATATTGTAGCATTATCTAGAACAAGATCACATTTAGAGGCCTTACAAAGCGAATATCCATCAATAGACATTATTGATGTAGATATAGCTGATTGGGAAAAGACCCGTGGCATAGTAGAATCTTTGGGACCGTTTGATGCATTAGTAAACAATGCTGCGATTGCCATATGTGAACCTTTCCTTACTTGTTCTTCATCCAGTTTTGATAA gaCATTTGATGTCAATGTTAAagcagttttaaatataagccaAGTTGTAGCACGAaaaatgatagaaaaaaaaatcaatggggcaattgtaaatatatcttcTCAAGCTTCTAAA GCTGCTCTACAAGATCATACAATATATAGTGCTTCAAAAGCAGCTCTAGATGCTTTAACCCGAGCAATGGCCTTAGAATTGGGACCGCAGGGAATAAGGGTTAATTCTGTCAATCCTACAGTAATAATGACTGCCATGGCGAAAGTTGGTTGGTCTGATGAAAAGAAAAGCTCAGAAATGCTATCTAAGATTCCATTAAGAAg ATTTGGTGAAGTTCATGAAGTGGTGAATGCTGTTGTGTTCCTATTAAGTGAGCGAGCCAGCATGATAACTGGTGTTGAATTGCCAGTTGATGGAGGATTTCTAGCCACATAA